One genomic window of Xanthobacter dioxanivorans includes the following:
- a CDS encoding prolyl-tRNA synthetase associated domain-containing protein → MPLTPDALLDFLAARGIPATTYSHPPLHTVAQSKVLRGDIPGAHTRNLFLRDSRKTHFLVTIAEDTPVDLKALRGPLGARGSLSFGSPEALYEQLGVLPGSVTLLAAVNDTAGLVRIAIDAALLRADAICCHPLTNDRTTALSPDALRAFLKLTGHDHLEIDMKIDMGITPDA, encoded by the coding sequence ATGCCGCTGACCCCCGATGCCCTGCTCGACTTTCTCGCGGCGCGGGGCATCCCCGCCACCACCTACTCCCATCCGCCCCTGCATACGGTGGCGCAATCCAAGGTGCTGCGCGGCGACATTCCCGGCGCGCACACCAGGAACCTGTTCCTGCGTGACAGCCGGAAGACCCATTTCCTGGTGACGATCGCCGAGGACACGCCGGTCGACCTCAAGGCCCTGCGCGGCCCGCTCGGCGCCCGAGGATCGCTGTCCTTCGGCTCGCCTGAAGCCCTCTATGAGCAGCTCGGGGTCCTGCCGGGATCGGTGACGCTGCTGGCGGCGGTCAACGACACGGCCGGGCTCGTGAGGATCGCCATCGATGCCGCGCTGCTGCGCGCCGACGCCATCTGCTGCCACCCCCTCACCAACGATCGCACCACAGCCCTGTCGCCCGACGCCCTGCGCGCCTTCCTCAAGCTGACCGGCCACGATCATCTGGAAATCGACATGAAGATCGACATGGGGATCACGCCGGACGCGTGA
- a CDS encoding winged helix-turn-helix transcriptional regulator — translation MLAFDVYEDRCPTRMVLDRLADKWALLILDRLHDGPVRFNHLRRDIKGISQKVLSQTLKKLERDGLISRQVFATVPVTVEYGLTDLGRTLTDTVAALAHWAERNMDAVVAAQKAYDAAAR, via the coding sequence ATGCTTGCTTTCGATGTGTATGAGGACCGCTGCCCCACGCGGATGGTGCTGGACCGTTTGGCGGACAAATGGGCGCTTCTGATCCTCGACCGGCTGCACGACGGGCCGGTCCGGTTCAACCATCTGCGCCGCGACATCAAGGGCATCTCGCAGAAGGTCTTGTCGCAGACCCTAAAGAAGCTGGAGCGCGACGGGCTGATCTCGCGGCAGGTCTTCGCCACGGTGCCGGTGACGGTGGAATATGGCCTCACCGATCTCGGCCGGACGCTCACCGACACGGTGGCCGCCCTCGCCCATTGGGCCGAACGCAACATGGATGCGGTCGTCGCCGCCCAGAAGGCCTACGACGCCGCCGCTCGCTAG
- a CDS encoding SDR family oxidoreductase: MSGAILVLGATGNVGRPLVEALLARGERVKAASRTGKAVDGAEGVVFDFADPATFASAFAGVDRAFVMLPTGSTDPVGRLLPVIAAAAERKVKVVLLSVFGVDADDSIPYRQLELALERSGTAFVILRPNWFADNFHTFWKAGLDHGRIALPAAEGKSSFIDARDIAESAAAALASHSFDGKAYNLTGPEALGYADAAAILAAAVGKPVAYTPIDDDAFVAILTGAGVPQDYARFLASIFHPVREGWTAAVSDGVETLTGKPPRSLATYAQDNAARLKA; the protein is encoded by the coding sequence ATGTCGGGTGCGATTCTGGTTCTGGGCGCCACGGGCAATGTGGGCCGTCCCCTGGTGGAGGCCCTTCTGGCCAGGGGCGAGAGGGTGAAGGCGGCCTCGCGCACCGGCAAGGCGGTGGACGGCGCGGAGGGGGTGGTGTTCGACTTCGCCGATCCCGCCACCTTCGCCTCCGCCTTTGCCGGCGTCGACCGCGCCTTCGTGATGCTCCCCACCGGATCCACCGATCCCGTGGGCCGGCTGTTGCCGGTGATCGCCGCCGCGGCGGAGCGCAAGGTGAAGGTGGTGCTGCTGAGCGTCTTCGGCGTCGACGCCGACGACAGCATCCCCTACCGCCAGCTGGAACTGGCGCTCGAGCGCTCGGGCACGGCGTTCGTGATCCTGCGGCCCAACTGGTTCGCCGACAATTTCCACACCTTCTGGAAAGCCGGCCTCGACCACGGCCGGATCGCCCTGCCGGCGGCGGAGGGGAAGAGCAGCTTCATCGACGCCCGCGACATCGCCGAAAGCGCCGCTGCCGCCCTCGCCTCCCACAGCTTCGATGGCAAGGCCTACAATCTGACGGGGCCCGAGGCGCTCGGCTACGCGGACGCGGCGGCGATTCTCGCCGCCGCGGTCGGCAAGCCCGTCGCCTACACGCCCATCGACGACGACGCCTTCGTCGCCATCCTCACCGGTGCCGGCGTGCCGCAGGATTATGCGCGCTTCCTCGCGTCCATCTTCCATCCGGTGCGCGAAGGCTGGACGGCCGCGGTCTCCGACGGTGTGGAAACCCTGACCGGAAAGCCGCCGCGTTCGCTGGCGACCTATGCGCAGGACAATGCGGCCCGGCTGAAGGCCTGA
- a CDS encoding acyl-CoA dehydrogenase family protein: protein MSVSAALQPVGTDPVDAVALGRLATGRLEALLAEATSLVRARVSDGGRISSALLEREQRATHGLAWFATYVFSVRELVHYADRLTEMGKFSETERLIVQIGLGEYVAQILGGIPMSQGEIVRLGDLYVAEASVAKLREDPAIAALVAGGNTAQSRAALADIVRAAHPTGTIGEAGLDETMEAMRTEMHRFVEAEVAPHAHEWHLKNDYIPLEIIAQLSEMGVFGLTIPEEFGGLGLPKEAMCVVTEELSRGYIGVGSLGTRSEIAAELILAGGTDDQKAHYLPKLASGEILPTAVFTEPNTGSDLASLRTRAVKEGDVYKVSGNKTWITHPVRADVMTLLVRTNPAEPGYKGLSILLAEKPRGTDENPFPAEGMTGGEIEVLGYRGMKEYEIGFDGFTVPAANLLGGEEGQGFKQLMTTFESARIQTAARAVGVAQAAMEVGLKYAEERVQFGKPLIAFPRVADKIVMMAVETMIARQITYFAARAKDEGRRTDLEAGMAKLLGARVAWAAADNALQIHGGNGFALEYPVSRILCDARILNIFEGAAEIQAQVIARRLLDGGN from the coding sequence ATGTCCGTCAGCGCCGCCCTTCAGCCCGTCGGCACCGACCCCGTGGATGCGGTCGCGCTTGGTCGGCTGGCCACGGGGCGCCTCGAAGCCCTGCTGGCGGAAGCGACCTCCCTGGTGCGGGCGCGGGTGAGCGACGGCGGGCGCATCTCGTCGGCTTTGCTGGAGCGCGAGCAGCGCGCCACCCACGGCCTCGCCTGGTTCGCAACGTATGTCTTCTCGGTGCGCGAGCTGGTGCACTATGCCGACCGCCTCACCGAGATGGGCAAGTTCAGCGAGACCGAGCGCCTGATCGTGCAGATCGGCCTCGGCGAATATGTCGCGCAGATCCTCGGCGGCATCCCCATGAGCCAGGGGGAGATCGTCCGCCTCGGTGACCTCTACGTGGCCGAGGCGTCGGTGGCGAAGCTGCGCGAGGACCCGGCCATCGCCGCCCTCGTCGCCGGCGGCAACACCGCGCAGAGCCGCGCGGCGCTGGCCGACATCGTGCGCGCCGCCCACCCCACCGGCACCATCGGCGAGGCCGGCCTCGATGAGACCATGGAGGCCATGCGCACCGAGATGCACCGCTTCGTGGAGGCGGAGGTGGCCCCCCACGCCCACGAATGGCATCTGAAGAACGACTACATCCCGCTGGAGATCATCGCCCAGCTGTCGGAAATGGGCGTGTTCGGCCTGACCATCCCGGAAGAGTTCGGCGGCCTCGGCCTGCCCAAGGAGGCCATGTGCGTGGTCACCGAGGAGCTCTCGCGCGGCTATATCGGCGTCGGCTCGCTGGGCACCCGCTCGGAGATCGCGGCGGAACTGATCCTCGCCGGCGGCACCGACGACCAGAAGGCCCATTATCTGCCGAAGCTCGCCTCCGGCGAGATCCTGCCCACGGCGGTGTTCACCGAGCCCAATACCGGCTCGGACCTTGCCTCGCTGCGCACCCGCGCGGTGAAGGAGGGGGACGTCTACAAGGTGTCGGGCAACAAGACCTGGATCACCCATCCTGTCCGCGCCGACGTGATGACGCTCCTGGTGCGCACCAACCCGGCGGAGCCCGGCTACAAGGGCCTCAGCATCCTTCTGGCCGAGAAGCCGCGCGGCACCGACGAGAACCCGTTCCCGGCCGAGGGCATGACCGGCGGCGAGATCGAGGTGCTCGGCTATCGCGGCATGAAGGAATACGAGATCGGCTTCGACGGCTTTACCGTGCCGGCGGCCAACCTGCTGGGCGGCGAGGAGGGGCAGGGCTTCAAGCAGCTCATGACCACCTTCGAGAGCGCCCGCATCCAGACCGCCGCCCGCGCCGTGGGCGTGGCCCAGGCGGCCATGGAGGTGGGCCTGAAATATGCCGAGGAGCGCGTCCAGTTCGGCAAGCCGCTCATCGCCTTCCCCCGCGTCGCCGACAAGATCGTGATGATGGCGGTGGAGACCATGATCGCCCGCCAGATCACCTATTTTGCCGCCCGCGCCAAGGACGAGGGCCGCCGCACCGACCTCGAGGCCGGCATGGCCAAGCTGCTGGGCGCCCGCGTCGCCTGGGCGGCGGCGGACAACGCGCTGCAGATCCACGGCGGCAACGGCTTCGCGCTGGAATATCCGGTGTCGCGCATCCTGTGCGACGCGCGCATCCTCAACATCTTCGAGGGCGCCGCCGAGATCCAGGCCCAGGTCATCGCCCGGCGTTTGCTGGACGGGGGGAACTGA
- a CDS encoding FUSC family protein, translating into MTVVIVLLADPGHVQPWLAGLHRVFEIGVGGVVGMACAILILPERALFRLFPHCAKTLRMCARLLELGRDGLLGRGLDPGEVDVLNTQTRTALRAADARIAEARAERAGWLTGHADPAPVVRNCRRLWHSVIILLRVSDRPLVEPVAGRVAPALDAAVAALGASMEGLAARLDGAAVPDFAGRMATAAAAVAALEAEAERLKAEGGLDVARSETLIALYSAVSACAQVRENLEDLVARYDEVKAEGGEGA; encoded by the coding sequence GTGACGGTGGTGATCGTGCTGCTGGCCGATCCGGGCCACGTGCAGCCGTGGCTGGCGGGCCTGCATCGGGTGTTTGAGATCGGCGTGGGCGGGGTGGTGGGCATGGCGTGCGCCATCCTGATCCTGCCCGAGCGCGCCCTGTTCCGGCTGTTTCCCCATTGCGCCAAGACGCTTCGGATGTGCGCCCGCCTGCTGGAGCTGGGCCGGGACGGGCTGCTCGGGCGCGGCCTCGACCCGGGGGAGGTGGATGTCCTCAATACGCAGACGCGCACGGCGCTGCGCGCCGCCGATGCCCGCATCGCCGAGGCGCGCGCCGAACGCGCCGGGTGGCTGACCGGCCATGCCGATCCCGCGCCGGTGGTGCGCAACTGCCGGCGCCTGTGGCATTCGGTGATCATCCTGCTCCGGGTCTCCGACCGGCCCCTGGTGGAGCCGGTGGCGGGACGGGTCGCGCCGGCCCTTGATGCGGCGGTGGCGGCGCTCGGCGCCAGCATGGAGGGCCTCGCCGCCCGGCTCGACGGCGCGGCGGTGCCGGACTTCGCCGGCCGCATGGCCACCGCGGCGGCGGCCGTCGCCGCGCTGGAGGCGGAAGCCGAGCGGCTCAAGGCGGAGGGCGGGCTCGATGTCGCCCGCAGCGAGACGCTCATCGCGCTCTACTCGGCCGTTTCGGCCTGCGCGCAAGTGCGGGAGAACCTGGAGGATCTCGTCGCCCGCTACGACGAGGTGAAGGCCGAAGGCGGCGAGGGGGCGTAA
- a CDS encoding FUSC family protein codes for MTSPEPGPAAPGPPAPDPSPAGPAKPGSAGSGGAAPGLRARLAGFVGPAHFKLGFRAAFAGLAAYALAYGLSLPNGYWAVLTAVLVVQSTIGASLAVAIDRALGTVVGGVVGVTAAMLVGDSVPLTFVALGVPSSSPPPSPPARRATSWRR; via the coding sequence ATGACGAGCCCCGAACCGGGTCCTGCCGCACCAGGGCCTCCCGCCCCGGATCCTTCCCCAGCCGGCCCGGCCAAACCCGGCTCGGCGGGATCGGGCGGCGCCGCGCCGGGCCTGCGGGCCCGGCTCGCCGGCTTCGTCGGGCCGGCCCATTTCAAGCTCGGCTTCCGCGCCGCCTTTGCCGGCCTCGCCGCCTATGCGCTGGCCTATGGCCTGTCGCTGCCCAACGGGTATTGGGCGGTGCTCACCGCCGTGCTGGTGGTGCAGTCCACCATCGGCGCGAGCCTTGCCGTCGCCATCGACCGGGCGCTCGGCACGGTGGTGGGCGGCGTGGTGGGGGTGACCGCCGCCATGCTGGTGGGCGATTCGGTGCCGCTCACCTTCGTGGCGCTGGGGGTGCCGTCTTCCTCACCGCCACCCTCTCCGCCCGCTCGTCGAGCTACAAGCTGGCGCCGGTGA
- a CDS encoding YihY/virulence factor BrkB family protein has product MLRRIYHIVFDAVWTFSADDGWAIASHIALSALMSLFPFLIFVTALAGFLDLRPLAAETIQLILETWPEQVAGPISREIYNVVNQVRTDVLTYGVILAIYFSSNGVESLRIGLNRAYGVKEMRHWYWLRLESIGYVLLAAVSMLALSFLVVLGPLLWQTAVAQLPALAPFSRVITLLRFGATSIILVVSLVVAHLWLPAGRRKIAEVAPGILVTLVLWLVAATAFGFYLAEFPANYVTTYAGLASVMIALVFLYLTATIFVFGGELNAAIKRGFAPASASEGTPAEAKQ; this is encoded by the coding sequence ATGCTGCGGCGCATCTACCATATCGTGTTCGACGCGGTCTGGACCTTCTCCGCGGACGACGGCTGGGCCATCGCCAGCCACATCGCCCTGTCCGCGCTGATGTCGCTGTTCCCGTTCCTAATCTTCGTCACGGCGCTGGCCGGCTTCCTTGATTTGCGTCCGCTGGCGGCGGAAACCATCCAGCTTATCCTGGAGACCTGGCCGGAGCAGGTGGCGGGCCCCATCTCGCGCGAGATCTACAACGTGGTGAACCAGGTGCGCACCGACGTGCTCACCTATGGCGTGATCCTCGCCATCTACTTCTCCTCCAACGGCGTGGAGAGCCTGCGCATCGGCCTCAACCGCGCCTACGGGGTCAAGGAGATGCGTCACTGGTACTGGCTGCGCCTGGAATCCATCGGCTACGTGCTGCTCGCCGCCGTTTCCATGCTGGCCCTGTCTTTCCTCGTGGTGCTCGGCCCGCTGCTGTGGCAGACGGCGGTGGCGCAACTGCCGGCCCTGGCGCCGTTCTCGCGCGTGATCACCCTGCTGCGCTTCGGCGCCACCTCGATCATCCTGGTGGTATCGCTGGTGGTCGCCCACCTCTGGCTGCCCGCCGGGCGGCGCAAGATCGCCGAAGTGGCGCCGGGCATCCTGGTCACGCTGGTGCTGTGGCTGGTGGCGGCCACCGCCTTCGGCTTCTATCTCGCCGAATTCCCCGCCAATTACGTCACCACCTATGCCGGCCTCGCCTCCGTGATGATCGCGCTGGTGTTTTTGTACCTTACCGCAACAATCTTCGTGTTCGGCGGCGAGCTCAACGCCGCCATCAAGCGCGGCTTCGCGCCCGCCAGCGCCAGCGAGGGCACCCCGGCGGAGGCGAAGCAGTGA
- a CDS encoding MmcB family DNA repair protein, with translation MRDGLPAPRPDGRQSETARAVQRGVLRHLALAGIAGIPEFSLVTGRRADILAVGSKGEITIVEIKSSVADFRTDAKWPEYRAFCDRLMFAVPLDFPVEILPEETGLLVADAFGADCLRAAPLHPLPGATRKALTLRFARAAATRLAVLHDPDLLRGLL, from the coding sequence GTGAGGGACGGCCTGCCGGCGCCGCGGCCGGACGGACGCCAGTCGGAGACGGCGCGGGCGGTGCAGCGCGGCGTGCTGCGCCACCTTGCCCTCGCCGGCATAGCCGGGATCCCGGAATTCTCGCTGGTGACCGGACGGCGGGCGGACATCCTCGCCGTCGGGTCGAAGGGCGAGATCACCATCGTGGAGATCAAGTCGTCGGTGGCCGACTTCCGCACCGATGCCAAATGGCCGGAATACCGCGCCTTCTGCGACCGGCTGATGTTCGCGGTGCCGCTCGACTTCCCGGTCGAGATCCTGCCCGAGGAGACCGGCCTCCTGGTGGCGGACGCCTTCGGCGCCGATTGCCTGCGCGCGGCCCCGCTGCATCCCCTGCCCGGCGCGACCCGCAAGGCGCTGACCCTGCGCTTCGCCCGCGCCGCCGCCACGCGGCTCGCCGTGCTGCACGATCCGGACCTGCTGCGCGGACTGCTGTGA
- a CDS encoding ActR/PrrA/RegA family redox response regulator transcription factor: MNETPLPDVGEDRSVLIVDDDRSFLQRLARAMEARGFEVATAETVADGLARVEASAPAYAVVDMRLGDGTGLDVISALKKHRPGARAIVLTGYGNIATAVTAVKLGAVDYLAKPADADDVVAALLASADHKPTPPENPMSADRVRWEHIQRVYELCGRNVSETARRLSMHRRTLQRILAKRAPR; the protein is encoded by the coding sequence ATGAATGAGACGCCGCTGCCCGACGTTGGGGAAGACCGGTCGGTTCTGATCGTGGACGACGACCGCTCCTTCCTGCAGCGCCTCGCGCGAGCCATGGAGGCCCGGGGGTTCGAGGTTGCCACCGCGGAGACGGTGGCCGACGGCCTTGCCCGGGTCGAGGCGTCGGCACCGGCCTATGCGGTGGTGGACATGCGCCTCGGCGACGGGACCGGGCTCGATGTCATCTCGGCGCTCAAGAAGCACCGGCCGGGGGCCCGGGCCATCGTGCTCACCGGCTACGGCAACATCGCCACGGCGGTGACGGCGGTGAAGCTCGGCGCGGTGGACTATCTGGCCAAGCCGGCCGATGCGGACGACGTGGTGGCCGCCCTCCTCGCCAGCGCCGACCACAAGCCGACCCCGCCGGAAAATCCCATGTCGGCGGACCGGGTGCGCTGGGAGCATATTCAGCGCGTGTACGAATTGTGTGGACGCAACGTATCGGAAACGGCGCGCCGCCTGTCCATGCACCGCCGCACGCTCCAGCGGATTTTGGCCAAGCGCGCGCCGCGCTAG
- a CDS encoding ActS/PrrB/RegB family redox-sensitive histidine kinase: MTSAFATSLHGRPSGLRLDTLIRLRWLAVTGQIAALVVVNLGLGFPLPLSSCLAVVVLSAAVNVLLRVKYPVARRLGDAAAGPLLAYDVLQLTALLYLTGGLKNPFVLLYLAPVMISATTLAWGTTVLLGILAVACAGTVGLWARPLPWAGSDIPVLPELYLAGIWVSLSVSVGFIGLHAWRVAEEARELADALAATELVLAREQHLTALDGLAAAAAHELGTPLSTISLVVKEMQRSMTDDDPHAEDVALLRDQANRCRDILQTLTSLRSGDAPFDRMPLALLLEEVVEPHRNFGIGIHVSVKDDPGAPVIARNPGLLYGLGNLVENAVDFASSRVDISAEWSTAGLDIVVADDGPGFAPEVSGRIGQPYVTSRARDRLEPDGESGLGLGFFIAKTLLERTGASLTFENRPPPGTGAVIGIHWPRTALAIEVDPRATNGRSSD; this comes from the coding sequence ATGACCTCTGCCTTTGCCACGTCGCTGCACGGCCGCCCCTCGGGCCTGCGGCTCGACACGCTGATTCGCTTGCGCTGGCTGGCCGTCACCGGCCAGATCGCGGCGCTGGTGGTGGTGAATCTGGGCCTCGGCTTCCCCCTGCCGCTCAGCTCGTGCCTCGCGGTGGTGGTCCTGTCGGCCGCGGTGAACGTGCTGCTGCGCGTCAAGTATCCGGTCGCCCGCCGGCTGGGGGATGCGGCGGCCGGGCCGCTGCTGGCCTATGACGTGCTGCAGCTGACGGCGCTCCTTTACCTCACCGGCGGATTGAAGAATCCGTTCGTGCTGCTCTATCTCGCCCCGGTGATGATCTCGGCGACCACCTTGGCCTGGGGCACCACCGTGCTGCTCGGCATCCTGGCGGTGGCCTGCGCCGGCACCGTGGGCCTGTGGGCGCGGCCGCTGCCTTGGGCGGGGAGCGATATCCCGGTGCTGCCCGAGCTTTATCTCGCTGGTATTTGGGTGTCGCTTTCCGTGTCGGTGGGCTTCATCGGGCTGCATGCGTGGCGGGTGGCCGAGGAGGCGCGCGAACTGGCGGATGCCCTCGCCGCCACCGAGCTGGTGCTTGCCCGCGAGCAGCACCTGACCGCCCTCGACGGGCTCGCCGCCGCCGCCGCGCACGAGCTGGGCACGCCGCTCTCCACCATCTCCCTGGTGGTGAAGGAGATGCAGCGCTCCATGACCGACGACGATCCCCACGCGGAGGACGTGGCGCTCCTGCGTGACCAGGCGAACCGCTGCCGCGACATCCTGCAGACCCTCACCTCCCTGCGCTCCGGGGATGCCCCGTTCGACCGCATGCCCCTCGCCCTGCTGCTGGAGGAGGTGGTGGAGCCACACCGGAATTTCGGCATCGGCATCCATGTGTCGGTGAAGGACGATCCCGGCGCGCCGGTGATCGCGCGCAATCCGGGGCTGCTCTACGGCCTGGGCAACCTGGTGGAGAATGCGGTGGACTTCGCGTCCAGCCGCGTGGATATCAGCGCCGAATGGAGCACCGCGGGCCTCGACATCGTCGTGGCGGACGACGGGCCGGGCTTTGCGCCGGAGGTCAGCGGGCGGATCGGCCAGCCCTATGTCACCTCCCGCGCCCGCGACCGGCTGGAGCCGGACGGGGAGAGCGGCCTGGGCCTCGGCTTCTTCATCGCCAAGACGCTGCTGGAGCGCACCGGCGCGAGCCTCACCTTCGAGAACCGCCCCCCGCCCGGCACCGGCGCGGTCATCGGCATCCACTGGCCGCGCACCGCTCTCGCCATCGAGGTGGATCCTCGCGCGACAAACGGACGCAGTTCGGATTAG
- a CDS encoding polyhydroxyalkanoate depolymerase: protein MAIGEFASAMRLPPQGDVGLSTPLYWMYEMSHAALNPSRALADASRIFLKNPINPVSHTTLGKSMAAACELFERTTRRYGKPEWDIPRVSVGGQSVPVHVNTVWRRPFCNLLHFERAFEYPPRRPQPRLLIVAPVSGHHATLLRGTVEAMLPTHDVYVTDWVDAKLVPLSEGRFGLSDYVDYLISIFHSMGGDCHVMAVCQPAVPVLMAIARMEAEDDPYVPKSMILMGGPIDTRECPTAVNALAKDRGIDWFRRNVITSVPWPHAGAMREVYPGFLQLNGFMSMNLDRHLQAHRDLFRHLVEGDGDSAEKHRDFYDEYLAVMDLTADFYLETVENVFITHALPKGEILHHSRPVKPEVIHRVALMTVEGEKDDISGIGQTKAAHKLCPRIPEDKRAHWEQPGVGHYGVFNGSRFRSEIAPRISDFILSQELPRGATSTRPSPERPAPAPLTAADDETDVFGLGAKVTALYPRIAPT from the coding sequence ATGGCAATTGGTGAGTTCGCAAGCGCGATGCGCCTGCCGCCGCAGGGCGATGTCGGCCTCTCGACTCCCCTTTACTGGATGTATGAGATGAGCCACGCGGCGCTCAATCCGTCGCGGGCCCTGGCGGATGCCAGCCGGATCTTCCTGAAGAATCCCATCAATCCGGTCTCCCATACCACCCTCGGCAAATCGATGGCGGCCGCCTGTGAGCTGTTCGAGCGCACCACGCGGCGCTACGGCAAGCCGGAATGGGACATTCCCCGCGTCAGCGTGGGCGGACAGAGCGTGCCGGTGCATGTGAATACCGTCTGGCGCCGACCCTTCTGCAACCTCCTGCACTTCGAGCGTGCATTCGAATATCCGCCGCGCCGGCCGCAGCCGCGCCTCCTGATCGTGGCTCCGGTGTCCGGCCACCACGCGACCCTGCTGCGCGGCACCGTGGAAGCCATGCTGCCGACCCATGACGTCTACGTTACCGACTGGGTGGACGCGAAGCTGGTGCCGCTCTCGGAGGGCCGCTTCGGCCTGTCCGATTATGTGGACTACCTGATCTCCATCTTCCACAGCATGGGCGGCGACTGCCACGTCATGGCGGTGTGCCAGCCCGCCGTGCCGGTGCTGATGGCCATCGCCCGCATGGAGGCCGAGGACGACCCCTACGTGCCCAAGTCCATGATCCTCATGGGTGGCCCCATCGATACCCGCGAGTGCCCCACCGCGGTCAACGCCCTCGCCAAGGACCGCGGCATCGACTGGTTCCGCCGCAACGTGATCACTTCCGTGCCGTGGCCCCATGCGGGCGCCATGCGCGAGGTCTATCCGGGCTTCCTCCAGCTCAACGGCTTCATGTCCATGAACCTGGACCGCCACCTGCAGGCCCATCGGGACCTGTTCCGCCATCTGGTGGAGGGCGACGGCGATTCCGCCGAGAAGCACCGCGACTTCTACGACGAATATCTCGCGGTGATGGACCTCACCGCCGACTTCTATCTTGAAACGGTTGAAAACGTCTTCATCACCCATGCCTTGCCCAAGGGCGAGATCCTGCACCATTCCCGGCCGGTGAAGCCGGAGGTGATCCATCGCGTGGCGCTGATGACGGTGGAGGGCGAGAAGGACGACATTTCCGGCATCGGCCAGACCAAGGCGGCGCACAAGCTGTGCCCGCGCATCCCCGAGGACAAGCGCGCCCACTGGGAGCAGCCGGGCGTGGGACATTACGGCGTGTTCAACGGATCGCGCTTCCGCTCCGAGATCGCGCCGCGCATCTCCGACTTCATCCTCTCCCAGGAGCTGCCGCGCGGCGCCACGTCCACGCGGCCGTCCCCCGAGCGGCCAGCGCCGGCGCCCCTCACCGCCGCCGACGACGAGACCGACGTTTTCGGGCTGGGCGCGAAGGTGACCGCGCTTTATCCCCGGATTGCTCCCACTTAG
- a CDS encoding M48 family metallopeptidase: MLFRRHDRKAPLTRGAEWIELMLDDGPLRVAVRRHPQARRLTLRVRAAARDVTLTAPPHVPLAFAHDFVQRHREWVRVRLVRLPEPVPFADGAIIPLRGEPHRIVHRPEARGTVWIAPAQEDGEPATLNVAGDAPHLSRRVQDFLKREARHDLGPAVRRYAAALKVEVGRITLRDTASRWGSCSAQGDLSFSWRLILAPAFVLDYLAAHEVAHRLEMNHGPRYWRLVEQVCPARREAEAWLRRNGSDLHRYGGA; encoded by the coding sequence ATGCTGTTCCGCCGCCACGACCGTAAAGCGCCGCTCACCCGCGGCGCCGAATGGATCGAGCTGATGCTCGATGACGGTCCGCTGCGCGTGGCGGTACGAAGGCACCCTCAGGCCCGGCGACTCACCCTGCGGGTCCGCGCCGCCGCCCGCGATGTGACGTTGACCGCGCCGCCGCATGTGCCCCTCGCCTTCGCGCACGATTTCGTGCAGCGGCATCGCGAGTGGGTTCGGGTGCGCCTGGTGCGCCTGCCGGAGCCGGTGCCCTTCGCCGACGGCGCGATCATCCCGCTGCGCGGCGAGCCGCATCGCATCGTCCATCGTCCCGAGGCCCGCGGCACCGTGTGGATCGCCCCGGCGCAGGAGGATGGCGAACCCGCCACCCTCAACGTCGCCGGCGACGCCCCGCACCTCTCCCGGCGCGTGCAGGACTTCCTCAAGCGCGAGGCGCGCCACGACCTCGGCCCGGCCGTCCGGCGCTATGCGGCGGCGCTGAAGGTGGAGGTGGGCCGCATCACTCTGCGCGACACGGCGAGCCGCTGGGGCTCCTGCTCGGCGCAGGGCGACCTGTCCTTCTCCTGGCGGCTCATCCTCGCGCCGGCCTTCGTGCTCGACTATCTCGCCGCCCACGAGGTGGCCCACCGGCTCGAGATGAACCACGGCCCGCGCTACTGGCGGCTGGTGGAGCAGGTGTGCCCGGCACGGCGGGAGGCGGAGGCGTGGCTGCGTCGCAACGGCTCCGACCTCCACCGTTACGGCGGGGCGTGA
- a CDS encoding DoxX family protein: MRVLDDLALLVGRFCAAALFLPAGISKMGKIAGFAGSLAAKGIPFPTLMAYLTVVVEVGGGLLLILGLFPRITAVVLAGFVVIATATSHVFWILPDPAAQAAQQIHFFKNVGIIGGLLFYFASGAGAFALGRKAAAV; encoded by the coding sequence GTGCGCGTTCTGGACGATCTGGCACTTCTGGTGGGGCGCTTTTGCGCCGCGGCGCTCTTCCTGCCTGCGGGCATCAGCAAGATGGGCAAAATCGCAGGCTTTGCCGGCAGCCTCGCCGCCAAGGGCATACCTTTTCCCACCCTCATGGCCTACCTCACGGTCGTGGTGGAGGTCGGCGGCGGGCTGCTGCTGATCCTGGGCCTGTTTCCCCGCATCACCGCGGTGGTGCTCGCCGGCTTCGTCGTGATCGCCACGGCCACGTCGCACGTGTTCTGGATTCTGCCCGATCCGGCGGCGCAGGCGGCCCAGCAGATCCACTTCTTCAAGAACGTGGGGATCATCGGCGGGCTGCTGTTCTACTTCGCCTCCGGTGCCGGCGCGTTCGCCCTCGGTCGCAAGGCCGCCGCGGTCTGA